A single window of Deltaproteobacteria bacterium DNA harbors:
- the iscU gene encoding Fe-S cluster assembly scaffold IscU → MAYSDKVLDHYENPRNVGSLDKNDESVGTGLVGAPACGDVMKLQIKVNADGVIEDAKFKTFGCGSAIASSSLATEWVKGMTIDQALQIKNTQIVEELNLPPVKIHCSVLAEDAIKAAIADYKQKQERRKAQQKAS, encoded by the coding sequence ATGGCGTACAGCGACAAGGTACTGGACCACTACGAGAATCCCCGCAACGTCGGCAGCCTCGACAAGAACGACGAATCGGTCGGCACCGGGCTCGTCGGCGCGCCCGCCTGCGGTGACGTGATGAAGCTGCAGATCAAGGTCAACGCGGACGGCGTCATCGAGGACGCCAAGTTCAAGACGTTCGGCTGCGGCTCCGCGATCGCGTCGTCGTCGCTGGCGACCGAGTGGGTCAAGGGCATGACGATCGACCAGGCGTTGCAGATCAAGAACACGCAGATCGTCGAGGAGCTGAACCTCCCGCCGGTCAAGATCCACTGCTCGGTACTCGCCGAGGACGCGATCAAGGCGGCGATCGCCGACTACAAGCAGAAGCAGGAGCGGCGAAAGGCTCAACAGAAGGCGTCATGA
- a CDS encoding iron-sulfur cluster assembly accessory protein, whose product MITITDSAVQEIKRQAAKRGTPNASLRAGIRGGGCTGFSYLFEWDDGEPRETDHVFEKDGVRLYVDPKSYLYLKGTELDFVRTMMGYGFKFNNPNVKSTCGCGESVQF is encoded by the coding sequence ATGATCACGATCACCGACAGCGCCGTACAGGAGATCAAACGGCAGGCCGCAAAACGCGGAACGCCGAACGCCTCCTTGCGCGCGGGGATCCGCGGCGGTGGCTGCACGGGCTTTTCGTACCTGTTCGAGTGGGACGACGGCGAGCCGCGCGAGACGGATCACGTGTTCGAAAAGGACGGCGTGCGCCTGTACGTCGATCCGAAGAGCTACCTGTACCTCAAGGGGACCGAACTCGATTTCGTTCGCACGATGATGGGCTACGGGTTCAAGTTCAACAACCCGAACGTCAAGAGCACCTGCGGCTGCGGCGAGTCGGTTCA
- a CDS encoding MerR family transcriptional regulator, which yields MSAKSTKLLRVGELARAVGKSVRAIHLYEELGLVRPVERSQGGFRLFSEDAIDRINWIGKLQVAGFSLSEIRDFVQQFERNPNGRTAADSVRRLFEQKLAEVRDTIAQMQIIENDLVDAIAYLESCQSCATTLPVTECAVCNHQGHEAGDAPELFAGLSQVVRDDVAPAGSLVDVSHLTAGLDAGAKAES from the coding sequence GTGAGCGCCAAATCCACAAAATTGCTTCGTGTCGGTGAGCTTGCCCGCGCGGTCGGCAAGTCCGTCAGGGCGATCCACCTGTACGAGGAGCTGGGCCTCGTCAGGCCGGTGGAGCGCTCTCAGGGCGGGTTTCGCCTGTTCTCGGAAGACGCCATCGACCGGATCAATTGGATCGGCAAGCTCCAGGTGGCGGGGTTTTCGCTGAGCGAGATCCGCGATTTCGTCCAGCAATTCGAGCGCAATCCGAACGGCCGCACGGCGGCGGACTCGGTGCGGCGCCTGTTCGAACAGAAGCTCGCCGAGGTGCGCGACACGATCGCGCAGATGCAGATCATCGAAAACGATCTGGTGGACGCGATCGCGTACCTCGAAAGCTGTCAGTCGTGCGCGACGACCTTGCCGGTCACCGAGTGCGCCGTATGCAACCACCAGGGACACGAGGCCGGCGATGCACCGGAACTGTTCGCCGGCCTGTCGCAAGTCGTGCGCGACGACGTCGCGCCGGCGGGTTCGCTCGTCGACGTGTCCCACCTCACCGCCGGCCTGGACGCCGGCGCGAAAGCGGAGTCATGA
- a CDS encoding DUF3552 domain-containing protein, producing MLWVAIAAFAIAAAAGAAAGVAVARRRARAIVAQARTEAASVVRSAQLDAGARRRAAQTQARERALAERAAAEEELTRAVEQLARREERVAEEEAAFSEDKRALDDKWDAFKRRKRAIRSARDRAASLRRAADAALAQMRDQLAARAGATPEQVRDRIAAAWIEEARAAAANRVRSLDGTAADPEMDRAARRLLEIASARYRNHFLTERLISRVPLQPGVRDLLEADGGRLLAAIAEGANVQLVLDDGGADLLRLEGLDGVGREVARRALSRLAKDKHRAAARADAAAWVTGIKDQLHREIRHLGKKAFRVLKVPPAHPEIVELVGRLNYRTSYTQNQWLHAVEASFLCGLMAEELGLDVQLARRACLLHDIGKSLTHEMDGSHAVIGADIARRLGEDEIVANAIGAHHADEPPNSVYAYLVAAGDAMSGARPGARRMMTQEYGSRIEDLERIGNSYPGVERAYAVHGGRELRVYIKEGALSDAEVVELSADIAARISDEMTFPGQIKVTVIRAYEAVAVAS from the coding sequence GTGCTGTGGGTCGCCATCGCCGCGTTTGCGATCGCCGCCGCCGCCGGGGCGGCCGCGGGGGTCGCCGTCGCGCGCCGTCGCGCCCGCGCCATCGTGGCGCAGGCGCGCACGGAGGCGGCATCGGTCGTGCGCAGCGCCCAGCTCGATGCCGGCGCCAGGAGGCGCGCGGCGCAGACGCAGGCGCGCGAGCGGGCGCTCGCCGAGCGCGCTGCGGCCGAGGAGGAACTCACCCGCGCGGTCGAACAGCTCGCGCGCCGCGAGGAGCGCGTCGCCGAAGAGGAAGCGGCGTTCTCCGAGGACAAGCGGGCGCTCGACGACAAGTGGGACGCGTTCAAGCGGCGCAAGCGCGCGATCCGGTCCGCGCGGGACCGCGCCGCGAGTCTGCGGCGCGCCGCCGACGCGGCGCTCGCCCAGATGCGCGACCAGCTCGCGGCGCGCGCGGGCGCGACGCCGGAGCAGGTGCGCGATCGCATCGCGGCCGCGTGGATCGAGGAAGCGCGGGCGGCCGCGGCCAACCGCGTCCGCAGCCTCGACGGCACGGCGGCCGACCCGGAGATGGACCGCGCGGCGCGGCGGCTGCTCGAGATCGCGTCGGCGCGCTACCGCAACCACTTCTTGACCGAGCGACTGATCAGCCGCGTGCCGCTGCAGCCCGGAGTCCGCGATCTGCTCGAGGCCGACGGAGGCCGCCTGCTCGCGGCGATCGCGGAGGGGGCGAACGTGCAGCTCGTGCTCGACGACGGCGGCGCCGACCTGCTCCGCCTCGAAGGGCTCGACGGGGTGGGCCGCGAGGTCGCGCGGCGCGCGCTGTCGAGGCTCGCCAAGGACAAGCACCGCGCCGCCGCCCGCGCGGACGCGGCCGCGTGGGTAACCGGCATCAAGGACCAGCTGCACCGCGAGATCCGTCACCTCGGCAAAAAAGCGTTCCGCGTGCTGAAGGTGCCGCCGGCCCATCCCGAGATCGTCGAGCTGGTCGGGCGCCTCAACTACCGCACGAGTTACACGCAAAACCAGTGGCTGCACGCGGTCGAGGCGTCGTTTCTGTGCGGGCTCATGGCGGAGGAGCTGGGGCTCGACGTACAGCTCGCGCGCCGCGCGTGCCTGTTGCACGACATCGGCAAGTCGCTCACGCATGAAATGGACGGCTCGCACGCGGTGATCGGAGCCGACATCGCCCGCCGGCTGGGCGAGGACGAGATCGTCGCCAACGCGATCGGCGCGCATCACGCCGACGAGCCGCCCAACTCCGTGTACGCGTACCTGGTCGCCGCCGGCGACGCGATGTCCGGGGCGCGTCCCGGCGCGCGCCGCATGATGACGCAGGAGTACGGCAGCCGCATCGAGGACCTCGAGCGGATCGGCAACAGCTACCCCGGCGTCGAGCGGGCCTATGCGGTCCACGGCGGCCGCGAGCTGCGCGTGTACATCAAGGAGGGCGCGCTGTCCGACGCGGAGGTCGTCGAGCTGTCGGCGGACATCGCGGCGCGCATCAGCGACGAGATGACGTTCCCCGGGCAGATCAAGGTGACGGTCATCCGCGCCTACGAGGCGGTCGCGGTCGCGAGCTGA
- a CDS encoding NADH-quinone oxidoreductase subunit B produces the protein MSSGTLESQGFLLTKVEDLINWGRKNSTWYLLFGTACCAIELMQTGGPRGDLERFGSAPRASPRQADLIIVAGTITYKMATRVKMLYDQMPEPKYVISMGSCSNCGGLFQLAYSVLKGIDQVIPVDVYVPGCPPRPEALIEGLLHIQKKMEQERGWLTRRLKGGRRALAGEADTGGAADAAVEADA, from the coding sequence ATGAGCAGTGGAACACTCGAGAGCCAGGGCTTCCTGTTGACGAAGGTCGAGGACCTCATCAACTGGGGGCGCAAGAACTCCACGTGGTACCTGCTCTTCGGCACCGCGTGCTGCGCCATCGAGTTGATGCAGACCGGCGGCCCCCGCGGCGACCTCGAACGCTTCGGGTCGGCCCCGAGGGCCAGCCCGCGCCAGGCGGACTTGATCATCGTCGCCGGGACCATCACCTACAAGATGGCGACGCGCGTCAAGATGCTCTACGACCAGATGCCCGAGCCGAAGTACGTCATCTCGATGGGCTCCTGCTCGAATTGCGGCGGCCTGTTCCAGCTCGCCTACTCGGTGCTCAAGGGCATCGACCAGGTGATCCCGGTCGACGTGTACGTGCCCGGCTGTCCGCCGCGGCCCGAGGCACTCATCGAGGGCCTGCTGCACATCCAGAAGAAAATGGAGCAGGAGCGCGGCTGGCTCACGCGCCGGCTCAAGGGCGGCCGGCGCGCCCTTGCTGGCGAGGCCGACACGGGCGGCGCCGCGGACGCAGCCGTCGAAGCCGACGCCTAG
- a CDS encoding IscS subfamily cysteine desulfurase translates to MSVKLPIFLDNHSTTPVDPRVLDAMLPYFTEKFGNAASRNHKFGWEAEAAVDHAREQIADLIGGSAKEIVFTSGATESDNIATKGVASFYKQRGNHIITVQTEHKAILDSCKWLERNGCEVTYLQPDKDGLISPEQVVDAMTDRTILVSVMYANNEIGVIQPIKEIGEAIKAKNPKVVFHSDAVQAAGKVPVDVDECHLDLVSLSAHKMYGPKGVGALWVRRKPRVRVDPIIHGGGHERGVRSGTLNVPGIVGFGKAAEIAKAEMAAEAERLLALRNRLYRGLTSQLTHVYVNGSLEHRLPGNLNVSFAFVEGESLLMALKDVAVSSGSACTSASLEPSYVLRAIGVGEELAHTSIRYGIGRFNTEEEIDYTIELTVKAVNRLRELSPLWEMYQEGIDIASIEWTNPH, encoded by the coding sequence ATGAGCGTCAAGCTTCCCATCTTCCTCGACAACCACTCCACCACGCCGGTCGACCCGCGCGTGCTCGATGCCATGCTGCCGTACTTCACCGAAAAGTTCGGCAACGCGGCGAGCCGCAACCACAAGTTCGGCTGGGAGGCCGAAGCGGCGGTCGACCATGCGCGCGAACAGATCGCCGATCTGATCGGCGGCAGCGCCAAGGAGATCGTGTTCACGTCCGGCGCCACCGAGTCCGACAACATCGCGACCAAGGGAGTCGCGTCGTTTTACAAGCAACGCGGCAACCACATCATCACGGTCCAGACCGAGCACAAGGCGATCCTGGACTCGTGCAAGTGGCTCGAGCGCAACGGCTGCGAGGTGACCTACCTGCAGCCGGACAAAGACGGGCTCATCTCGCCCGAGCAGGTCGTCGACGCGATGACCGACCGCACGATCCTCGTGTCGGTGATGTACGCCAACAACGAGATCGGCGTCATCCAACCGATCAAGGAGATCGGCGAGGCGATCAAGGCCAAGAATCCGAAGGTGGTGTTTCACAGCGATGCGGTGCAGGCGGCCGGCAAGGTGCCGGTCGACGTCGACGAGTGCCATCTGGACCTCGTGTCGCTGTCGGCTCACAAGATGTACGGCCCCAAGGGCGTCGGCGCCCTGTGGGTGCGTCGCAAGCCGCGCGTCCGCGTCGATCCGATCATCCACGGCGGCGGTCACGAGCGCGGCGTTCGCTCCGGTACGCTCAACGTGCCGGGCATCGTCGGGTTCGGCAAGGCGGCGGAGATCGCGAAGGCGGAGATGGCCGCCGAGGCCGAGCGATTGCTTGCGCTGCGCAATCGGTTGTACCGCGGACTGACCTCTCAGCTCACGCACGTCTACGTCAACGGCTCGCTCGAGCACCGGCTGCCCGGCAACCTCAACGTGTCGTTCGCGTTCGTCGAGGGCGAGTCGCTGTTGATGGCGCTCAAGGACGTCGCGGTGTCGTCCGGATCGGCGTGCACGTCGGCGTCGCTCGAACCGAGCTACGTCCTGCGCGCGATCGGCGTCGGCGAGGAGCTGGCGCACACGTCGATTCGCTACGGCATCGGCCGCTTCAACACCGAAGAAGAAATCGACTACACCATCGAGCTCACCGTGAAGGCGGTCAACCGCCTCCGCGAGCTGTCGCCCCTGTGGGAGATGTACCAGGAGGGGATCGACATCGCGAGCATCGAGTGGACCAACCCGCACTAG
- the moeB gene encoding molybdopterin-synthase adenylyltransferase MoeB, producing the protein MPTFRAYLQGIKREIDECQPADVHRIVQAPDGTVVIDIREQNEYVQGYIPGALWIPRGFLEMRIEDAVPDRDTPVVLYCAGGVRSALAARSLRELGYTKVSSMAGGFGAWKRSGLPWQAPRVLSPDQEIRYSRHTMLPEVGEAGQLKLLDSRVLCIGAGGLGSPSSLYLAAAGVGTIGIIDDDVVDASNLQRQVIHSTDRVGMPKVDSAERTLTGLNPDVKVVGYKARLSSDNVMDVFDGYDVIVDGTDNFQTRYLVNDAALKLGIPVVHASIFRFEGQLTVFPGEGKPCYRCLYPEPPPPEEAPSCAEAGVLGVLPGVMGVLQATEAIKLLLGLPTLAGRLLMYDAIGATFRELKLRADPACPTCADGVDRDAIELIDYAAFCRAG; encoded by the coding sequence ATGCCGACCTTCCGAGCCTACCTCCAGGGGATCAAGCGAGAGATCGACGAATGCCAGCCGGCGGACGTCCACCGGATCGTCCAGGCGCCCGACGGCACCGTCGTCATCGACATCCGCGAGCAGAACGAATACGTCCAGGGCTACATCCCCGGTGCGCTGTGGATCCCGCGCGGCTTCCTCGAGATGCGCATCGAGGACGCCGTGCCGGATCGGGACACGCCCGTCGTCCTGTACTGCGCCGGCGGCGTGCGGTCGGCGCTGGCGGCGCGGTCGTTGCGCGAGCTGGGCTATACGAAGGTGTCGTCGATGGCCGGCGGTTTCGGCGCGTGGAAGCGGTCGGGGCTGCCGTGGCAGGCGCCCCGGGTGTTGTCGCCCGACCAGGAGATCCGCTACTCGCGCCACACGATGCTGCCGGAGGTCGGCGAGGCCGGGCAGCTGAAGCTGCTGGACTCGCGGGTCCTGTGCATCGGCGCGGGCGGTCTGGGGTCGCCGTCGTCGCTGTACCTGGCGGCGGCCGGCGTCGGCACCATCGGCATCATCGATGACGACGTGGTCGACGCGTCCAACCTCCAGCGCCAGGTCATCCACTCGACGGATCGCGTCGGCATGCCCAAGGTCGACAGCGCCGAGCGCACGCTCACGGGACTGAACCCGGACGTGAAGGTCGTCGGCTACAAGGCGCGCCTGTCGTCCGACAACGTGATGGACGTGTTCGACGGCTACGACGTGATCGTGGACGGCACGGACAACTTCCAGACGCGCTACCTCGTCAACGACGCGGCGCTGAAGCTCGGCATCCCGGTGGTGCACGCGTCGATCTTTCGGTTCGAGGGCCAGCTTACCGTGTTCCCCGGCGAGGGGAAGCCGTGCTACCGGTGCCTGTACCCCGAGCCGCCGCCGCCCGAGGAGGCGCCGTCGTGCGCCGAGGCCGGCGTCCTCGGCGTGCTGCCCGGGGTGATGGGCGTGCTGCAGGCAACCGAGGCGATCAAGCTGCTGCTCGGCTTGCCGACGCTGGCGGGGCGGTTGCTCATGTACGACGCCATCGGCGCGACGTTCCGCGAGCTCAAGCTGCGCGCCGACCCGGCGTGCCCGACCTGCGCCGACGGGGTCGACCGCGACGCGATCGAGCTGATCGACTACGCCGCGTTCTGCCGCGCCGGGTAG
- a CDS encoding iron-sulfur cluster assembly accessory protein, translating into MPHTQDAPAPAAEAPAGPRVTLTKLAADKVLEIRQEEGIEDDMGLRLRVVGGGCAGFAYDLYFDHKTDMDVEFNIHGVQVFVDQMSLMYLDGTEIDYVEGLMGAGFKFNNPNVKSTCGCGSSFQV; encoded by the coding sequence ATGCCCCACACGCAGGACGCCCCGGCCCCCGCCGCCGAGGCGCCGGCCGGCCCGCGCGTCACGCTCACCAAGCTCGCCGCCGACAAGGTCCTCGAAATCCGCCAGGAGGAGGGTATCGAGGACGACATGGGACTGCGCCTGCGCGTCGTCGGCGGCGGCTGCGCCGGCTTCGCCTACGACCTGTACTTCGACCACAAGACGGACATGGACGTCGAGTTCAACATCCACGGCGTCCAGGTGTTCGTCGATCAGATGAGCCTGATGTACCTCGACGGCACGGAGATCGACTACGTCGAGGGGCTCATGGGCGCCGGCTTCAAGTTCAACAACCCGAACGTCAAATCGACGTGCGGGTGCGGCTCGTCGTTCCAGGTGTAA